Part of the Terrisporobacter glycolicus ATCC 14880 = DSM 1288 genome is shown below.
GAATCTGGTTATAGTGATTTTAGTAATAGCGCCTTAGACAATACTCAATGTAGTTCTGTAAATTGTACTGTAAAAACATGTGTAAATAATGCAGGTGTGATTTGCGCATTAAGAGATGTGGCTATAACATCTAATGCAGATAGCGCAACTGCTTTATCACAAACATATTGTGGAAGCTTCAGATGTAAGTAATTACAATAATCTTTACATAAAAAAAGATTGGAACCTAAGTTCCAATCTTTTTAATCTTCCAACAAATCTTTGTACAAGTCTTTGTCTTCTCTATTTAAATACACATATCTAGTAACTATTTTTTCTTCATCGTCATATTTATCTAATACTTTTATAGCATGATCATCTGTTGCTACACTAACGATTTCGCTTTCATGTTCATCAAACATATTATTGATAACCTGCCTAAGTTCTCTCATACTTCCATCAAATAATTCTACAGAGTCTATACTTATATACTGATCTTTTATACCACCTTCAAATGTAGTCATTAAAAAATATACTTTTTTGCAGTGATTACAAGATGCTATTATCTTTTCTTCTCTTAATATGTTCGCTCCTGCCATGCCTTCTTCTGGCCTAATTCTAAGCTCCGATTCATTAACTTCTTTAAATAAAACTTTTAACATTTCTTCTTCATGGCCATCACATATTTTCCTTTTTAAATCTGCATGTGTTAAATACTTTGTAACAGTAACCATATTTATTATCTCCTATACTTTTATTCAGAAAAATAAAGGCATTAAGCCTTTATTAATAATTTTATCTACATATACAAGGCATTACTACTTTTCCATAAATACATAATCTGATACTTTTAAATCTCCTTCTCTGTCATCTTTGATAAGCTTTGTTAAAAAATTTTCTGATTTTAT
Proteins encoded:
- a CDS encoding DUF1540 domain-containing protein, whose amino-acid sequence is MALVGCNVNNCAYNTNGTCYANKISVNGKKARTSNNTCCSSFVNESGYSDFSNSALDNTQCSSVNCTVKTCVNNAGVICALRDVAITSNADSATALSQTYCGSFRCK